The genomic window TAAAAGCTAATATGCATAAATATTCAGTATCAGCAATGTGCCGTGTCCTCAAAATATCAAGAAGTACTTACTATTACAAACCTGTAAAAAAGGAAAATACAGATATTTTGGAACAGACAATAAAAAATATATTTAAAGATAGTAGAAATAATTACGGGACTCGAAAGATAAAAATTGAACTTTCTAAGTTAAAATATATAGTTTCAAGAAGAAAAATCAGTAGAATAATGAAAAAATCAGGTCTTGTATCAAGTTATACAAAAGCCAGTTACAAACCTGTCAATATGAAAATACCGGAAAATGAGACCGGTAATCTTTTGAATAGGGAATTTAAAAGTAAAAATC from Sebaldella sp. S0638 includes these protein-coding regions:
- a CDS encoding IS3 family transposase, translating into MHKYSVSAMCRVLKISRSTYYYKPVKKENTDILEQTIKNIFKDSRNNYGTRKIKIELSKLKYIVSRRKISRIMKKSGLVSSYTKASYKPVNMKIPENETGNLLNREFKSKN